The following are encoded in a window of Candidatus Neomarinimicrobiota bacterium genomic DNA:
- a CDS encoding T9SS type A sorting domain-containing protein: MRRMLSISLILIFAVTAYAGEANRAPKSVPSTLNKNYEPVGTPIIPDLSQSTFSHALREVNGVLVDSSKNGYGMLVSETNPISRNEANTDQILMGYRQFAGLTGSSGSIGAAYTDNGGQSFTTFSNLNDGLSAAGGRYPSAVATEYYPILIWNESGGGGGGDYGGRAFYTFDEGEYGGEIFFDPTDVHNNPAAHDSWIVVPTYNTDADGNNYFNATINDWSNNRDHITFHAAEVGGWGGSAFGFSNAMTILNNDREFQWDGSSNYTATGNMDINDDGIGYYAVSAYWGDENMVGNHTIFMKKTANYGATWSPWYWEPDALLDAYFEDVFPDSSYDMFDSTVTYLGDELGGEWSPFISYDLEVITDPDGGVHVWSGVLPSWGESVYIRYSVENGVYHFYAPEDGFAGSGGPVQMEISFVGSMQMGWAYSVPGWSSNVISAAYDKTIDNALYITYYTITDTGTTVDGTEWADANIVGAYSTDNGTTWTEVENLTMTNDGVIDEIDGHINRVADDGHIYMFWQVPDYDVATIDPPEQNEDYMQRLYFADHDFEVDVSTVDPVLQPEYFSLNQNYPNPFNPSTLISFNLPATGHVELTVFDIMGRELVTLQNGTLNAGRHEVSFDGAAYSSGSYFYRLEMNGQQSVKKMLLVK, encoded by the coding sequence CAATTTCCTTGATTTTGATATTCGCTGTTACAGCGTATGCAGGCGAGGCAAATAGAGCTCCAAAGTCTGTTCCTTCGACTTTGAACAAAAATTATGAACCAGTTGGAACACCGATTATTCCAGACCTAAGTCAGAGTACTTTTTCCCACGCCTTGCGTGAAGTGAATGGTGTGTTGGTCGATTCCTCTAAAAATGGTTATGGTATGCTGGTATCAGAGACCAATCCCATTTCTAGAAATGAAGCGAATACCGATCAAATTCTGATGGGTTATCGTCAATTTGCCGGTCTCACCGGATCGTCTGGCTCAATTGGTGCCGCTTATACTGATAATGGTGGTCAATCATTTACGACCTTTTCAAATTTGAACGATGGCCTGTCTGCAGCCGGTGGACGGTATCCATCTGCTGTAGCAACTGAATACTATCCGATCCTGATCTGGAATGAAAGTGGTGGCGGTGGTGGTGGTGATTACGGTGGTCGTGCGTTCTATACCTTTGATGAAGGTGAATATGGTGGCGAGATCTTTTTTGATCCCACTGATGTCCACAATAATCCGGCTGCTCATGATTCCTGGATTGTCGTTCCGACCTATAACACTGATGCTGATGGTAATAATTATTTTAATGCCACCATCAATGATTGGTCAAATAACCGGGATCATATCACCTTTCATGCTGCTGAAGTTGGTGGCTGGGGCGGATCAGCTTTCGGTTTTTCCAATGCCATGACCATTCTGAATAATGATCGTGAATTTCAATGGGATGGTTCCAGCAACTATACGGCCACAGGCAATATGGATATTAATGATGATGGTATCGGTTACTATGCCGTTTCAGCCTATTGGGGTGATGAGAACATGGTTGGGAATCATACCATATTCATGAAGAAAACTGCCAACTATGGTGCAACCTGGAGCCCCTGGTACTGGGAACCGGATGCTCTGTTAGATGCCTATTTTGAAGATGTTTTTCCAGACAGCTCCTATGATATGTTCGATTCTACAGTCACCTACCTGGGTGATGAACTGGGTGGCGAATGGTCTCCCTTCATCTCTTATGATCTTGAAGTAATCACTGATCCTGATGGTGGTGTCCATGTTTGGAGTGGCGTATTACCATCCTGGGGCGAGAGTGTTTACATCCGCTATTCGGTTGAAAATGGTGTCTACCATTTTTATGCACCTGAAGATGGCTTTGCCGGTTCCGGTGGTCCCGTACAGATGGAAATATCCTTTGTTGGTTCCATGCAAATGGGTTGGGCTTATAGCGTACCTGGCTGGTCATCTAATGTTATCAGTGCTGCGTATGACAAGACCATAGATAATGCTTTATACATCACTTACTATACCATAACGGATACAGGTACTACTGTCGATGGCACTGAATGGGCTGACGCAAATATAGTGGGTGCCTATTCAACTGATAATGGTACGACTTGGACAGAAGTTGAGAATTTGACCATGACCAACGATGGTGTTATCGATGAGATCGATGGGCACATTAATCGGGTTGCCGATGACGGTCATATCTACATGTTCTGGCAGGTGCCGGACTATGATGTTGCCACTATTGATCCTCCAGAACAAAATGAAGATTATATGCAGCGTCTTTACTTTGCTGATCATGATTTTGAGGTGGACGTAAGTACTGTTGATCCAGTACTGCAACCGGAATATTTCAGCTTGAATCAGAACTATCCAAACCCCTTCAATCCCAGCACGCTGATATCTTTCAATCTGCCAGCCACGGGACACGTGGAACTGACAGTCTTTGATATCATGGGTCGCGAACTTGTGACCCTCCAGAATGGGACGCTCAATGCCGGTCGCCATGAGGTCAGTTTTGATGGGGCAGCCTACTCAAGTGGTTCATATTTCTATCGCTTGGAAATGAACGGTCAGCAGTCTGTCAAGAAAATGTTGTTGGTAAAATAA